The proteins below come from a single Ictidomys tridecemlineatus isolate mIctTri1 chromosome 8, mIctTri1.hap1, whole genome shotgun sequence genomic window:
- the LOC144366044 gene encoding protein LEG1 homolog, with protein sequence MRVNSLAVYQLTVAGEYLQSRKILSIVGDTPVYNTDKDTAILYMWDAHQALIDIGKPMFNDIFQYSSATERDFTFNFLLAIEFCAAAIYRSFFESSAEFLVGFPHRPLTDEDDPVLTSDFNIREKALMSSVTLISNINQMTGGSFLTVWKKAMNVSKIIQFLGRRIIKNLLLIPNT encoded by the exons ATGAGGGTGAATTCCCTGGCTGTATATCAATTGACAGTGGCTGGGGAG tatttGCAGTCCAGGAAGATATTGTCCATTGTTGGAGATACTCCTGTGTACAACACTGATAAAGACACAGCAATACTTTACATGTGGGATGCCCATCAAGCCCTCATTGACATTGGAAAACCAATGTTCAATGACAT ATTccaatattcttctgcaactgaaAGAGACTTCACTTTCAATTTTCTACTTGCCATAGAATTTTGTGCAGCAGCAATATATCGCTCTTTCTTTGAAAGTTCAGCAGAATTTCTAGTGGGTTTCCCACATAGGCCACTCACAGACGAAGATGATCCAGTTCTCACAAGTGACTTCAACATACGAGAAAAAGCACTGATGTCCTCAGTTACACTCATTTCTAACATAAATCAAATGACAG GAGGTTCATTTTTAACAGTTTGGAAGAAGGCTATGaatgtttcaaaaataattcagtttcttGGACGACGCATTATTAAAAATCTACTCTTAATACCTAATACTTAG